The Streptomyces sp. NBC_01244 genome contains a region encoding:
- a CDS encoding NUDIX hydrolase, producing MPQLTDEDVTQDTGASPAPPEAQAQTEAQTEAQAQAQAQAQVEAEAAAGAEAPAARPGTWMTPEEYGASRATLWTGAVVLVTDADGRVLVQSVDYRPDRLLPGGAVDAGESPAAAAAREVYEELGVEGRYPRGLAVDWVPADAPGMPPGMRFPGEILHVFDGGTWTRDRIDSVRLPAQEITGIDFAEPAELPGLMDAGDARRALAALRARINGGGAALLEDGRPTTPTALDRLGVLRSRRVPLHGTWHQGSVPAHLTPRDPAGWLFAPDGRVLLLVARATGAARLPSPTAGRTAAAVPLGYRYAGHGAHPRTAARLTALPPGPDPAYARLLATPDQVRELSDWGPAGHEELAAVHGARTHLSLPSPPRTPPTELPAEGCHW from the coding sequence ATGCCGCAGCTGACCGACGAGGACGTGACGCAGGACACGGGCGCATCCCCGGCCCCACCCGAGGCCCAGGCCCAGACGGAGGCCCAGACGGAGGCCCAGGCCCAGGCCCAGGCCCAGGCCCAAGTCGAGGCGGAGGCCGCGGCCGGGGCCGAGGCACCGGCCGCGCGTCCGGGCACGTGGATGACCCCGGAGGAGTACGGCGCCTCCCGCGCCACGCTCTGGACCGGCGCGGTCGTCCTCGTCACCGATGCCGACGGGCGCGTCCTGGTCCAGAGCGTCGACTACCGCCCCGACCGGCTGCTGCCCGGCGGTGCGGTGGACGCCGGCGAGTCACCGGCCGCGGCGGCCGCCCGCGAGGTGTACGAGGAGCTCGGCGTCGAAGGCCGCTACCCGCGCGGCCTCGCCGTCGACTGGGTCCCGGCCGACGCGCCCGGCATGCCGCCGGGGATGCGCTTCCCCGGGGAGATCCTGCACGTCTTCGACGGCGGCACCTGGACCCGGGACCGCATCGACTCCGTCCGCCTCCCCGCGCAGGAGATCACCGGCATCGACTTCGCCGAACCGGCCGAGCTGCCCGGCCTGATGGACGCGGGCGACGCCCGCCGCGCCCTGGCCGCCCTGCGGGCCCGGATCAACGGAGGCGGCGCCGCCCTGCTGGAGGACGGCCGCCCCACCACCCCCACCGCCCTGGACCGGCTCGGCGTCCTGCGCAGCCGCCGCGTTCCGCTGCACGGCACCTGGCATCAGGGGTCCGTCCCCGCGCACCTGACGCCACGGGACCCCGCCGGCTGGCTCTTCGCCCCCGACGGACGCGTCCTGCTGCTCGTCGCCCGCGCCACCGGCGCCGCCCGCCTCCCGTCCCCGACGGCGGGCCGCACCGCGGCCGCGGTCCCGCTCGGGTACCGGTACGCCGGCCACGGCGCCCATCCGCGCACCGCGGCCCGGCTCACGGCGCTGCCCCCGGGCCCGGATCCGGCGTACGCCCGGCTGCTGGCCACCCCCGACCAGGTCCGCGAACTCAGCGACTGGGGTCCGGCGGGCCACGAGGAACTCGCCGCCGTGCACGGCGCACGCACCCACCTGTCCCTCCCGTCACCGCCCCGCACCCCACCGACGGAACTCCCCGCGGAGGGCTGCCACTGGTGA
- a CDS encoding poly(A) polymerase, with amino-acid sequence MRTSEELYHQVRWDPRFDPARFTLGLLQRGAAPKRIPLPSFVPGGDIPWHRVLFVEADGELVWDRATGVDIIDSTAAGRVSDPRLLRAPFFTARTPYAWDASGDGAWRAAREVATHTLKPSRVRLLTWNTLWDRYDAPRIATARRRPLLLADLAAADADVIALQEVERELLGMLLAEPWVRAAYTVAADPRGRDVAESGLLVLSRLPVREAGVHLLGPHKAVVAVTVNTAGGPLVVAATHLTSDHTERGEDRRAAELARLSEGLSGIEAADVALLGDFNDSRSGSEGPAGTLGLRDAWTEVRGVQDSTPTFDPVANPLAAVGSLSGRAARLDRILLRSAGVRVAEAALRGDSASADGLFISDHYGVEATLDFDPAADGDDTGDGSGPGRGHAVLDVHATARTAVAWLAPHDEAVEAVRRAHDPQAERWPAHVNLLFGFVPESSFEAALPLLAEAAAESAAFTARLEGVYGFGPTLWLDPAAAGDAPWQELRRALAARFPGCRGRAEGFTPHLTLGHSPDPRRAEREFAARLGGGRSARVDSLAVLSRRGDGPMEVRATVELGTGRTTWAPDRPRPTSARSGDTEPAGSDAGAGAEAGAGAGAGADAGARAGGGAGSGAEPGAGAWDRAGAGAGAGAEAEAGAEERDQAGAGAASKAGGGAGARAGAGAGPDARAGAAAPAPAGGRARAGTRAGAGAGFKAGADAALAGAAARSEAGAAALAARIAAALPEGVVHLAGSRRMGCALPDADLDLVAALPGAVALADVRELVASALPQAERLREVTGARVPGLRLRAAGLDVDLVVVATGPVPPDRAVARRAELGGAAAVALSAVSDAEAVRAFVGPEHAAFAGLAREVKAWARSRGLDSAPFGGLPGVAWSVLAAHTVRSAPGLSPGPLLRTFFATWAAWDWRTPVSLAPAPDLDAGTNGEGGEGGEGGEGSVTVLTPSSPVRSCTTQVGAGTADLLTRELFAAWEALEESPSTQLAVTGAVPPHRRHAAWAVVTVTGSRSGGFEDNLGRTRGRLRALLGTLAQTGLADAHAWPRPFERTATLARYAIGLGHTPPNASTLAALVAPWVAKLPGTEVTWADCGTVPDLS; translated from the coding sequence ATGCGCACCAGCGAGGAGCTCTACCACCAGGTCCGCTGGGACCCCCGCTTCGATCCCGCCCGGTTCACGCTGGGACTGCTGCAGCGCGGTGCGGCGCCGAAGCGGATCCCCCTGCCCTCCTTCGTACCCGGGGGCGACATCCCCTGGCACCGGGTGCTGTTCGTGGAAGCGGACGGCGAGCTGGTGTGGGACCGGGCGACGGGCGTCGACATCATCGACAGCACCGCGGCCGGGAGGGTCAGCGACCCGAGGCTGCTGCGGGCACCCTTCTTCACGGCGCGGACCCCGTACGCGTGGGACGCCTCCGGTGACGGCGCGTGGCGGGCGGCGCGCGAGGTCGCCACCCATACCCTGAAGCCTTCGCGCGTACGCCTGTTGACATGGAACACGCTCTGGGACCGGTACGACGCCCCGCGCATCGCCACCGCCCGGCGCAGGCCGTTGCTGCTGGCCGACCTGGCGGCGGCCGACGCCGATGTCATCGCGCTCCAAGAGGTGGAGCGCGAGCTGCTCGGCATGCTGCTCGCCGAACCGTGGGTCAGGGCCGCGTACACGGTCGCCGCGGACCCGCGCGGCCGGGACGTGGCGGAGAGCGGGCTGCTGGTACTGAGCCGTCTTCCGGTGCGGGAGGCGGGCGTTCACCTATTGGGTCCGCACAAGGCGGTCGTCGCCGTGACCGTGAACACGGCGGGCGGGCCGCTGGTGGTCGCGGCCACCCATCTGACGAGTGATCACACGGAGCGGGGCGAGGACCGCCGCGCGGCCGAACTGGCCCGACTTTCCGAGGGATTGTCGGGCATCGAGGCGGCCGACGTGGCCCTGCTCGGCGATTTCAACGACAGCCGGTCGGGATCCGAGGGGCCGGCCGGGACGCTGGGCCTGCGGGACGCGTGGACCGAGGTGCGCGGGGTGCAGGACTCGACCCCCACCTTCGATCCGGTCGCCAATCCGCTCGCGGCGGTGGGGTCGTTGTCGGGCCGGGCGGCTCGCCTGGACCGGATCCTGTTGCGGTCGGCGGGGGTTCGCGTGGCAGAGGCCGCCCTGCGCGGCGACTCCGCGTCGGCGGACGGCCTGTTCATCTCGGATCACTACGGGGTCGAGGCCACCCTGGACTTCGACCCCGCGGCCGACGGAGACGATACGGGTGACGGGTCCGGGCCCGGACGCGGACACGCGGTACTCGACGTCCACGCCACCGCACGGACGGCGGTGGCGTGGCTGGCGCCGCATGACGAGGCGGTGGAGGCGGTACGTCGCGCACACGACCCGCAGGCGGAGCGCTGGCCGGCGCACGTGAACCTGCTCTTCGGCTTCGTGCCGGAGTCCTCCTTCGAGGCGGCACTGCCCCTGCTGGCCGAAGCGGCCGCCGAATCCGCCGCGTTCACGGCCCGGCTGGAGGGCGTGTACGGCTTCGGCCCGACCCTGTGGCTGGACCCCGCGGCAGCCGGCGACGCACCGTGGCAGGAGCTCCGGCGGGCGCTGGCGGCGCGGTTCCCGGGCTGCCGGGGCCGGGCCGAGGGGTTCACACCCCACCTGACGCTGGGACACAGCCCCGATCCCCGGCGTGCGGAGCGGGAGTTCGCGGCACGCCTCGGCGGTGGCCGGTCGGCGCGCGTGGACTCCCTCGCCGTATTGTCCCGGCGCGGCGACGGCCCGATGGAGGTCCGGGCGACGGTGGAACTCGGCACCGGAAGGACCACCTGGGCACCGGACCGCCCACGCCCCACGTCGGCCCGATCCGGCGACACGGAGCCGGCGGGGTCCGACGCGGGAGCAGGGGCCGAGGCAGGCGCAGGCGCAGGCGCAGGGGCCGACGCCGGAGCAAGGGCCGGAGGAGGGGCAGGGTCCGGAGCCGAACCTGGAGCCGGAGCTTGGGACCGAGCAGGAGCAGGAGCCGGGGCCGGGGCAGAGGCAGAGGCAGGGGCCGAAGAAAGGGACCAAGCAGGAGCCGGAGCCGCGTCAAAGGCCGGAGGAGGAGCCGGAGCACGGGCAGGAGCCGGAGCCGGGCCCGACGCCCGAGCCGGAGCCGCAGCCCCAGCCCCAGCCGGGGGGAGGGCCAGGGCCGGGACTCGTGCCGGAGCCGGGGCTGGCTTCAAGGCCGGCGCCGATGCCGCCCTTGCGGGAGCCGCGGCCCGTTCCGAGGCCGGTGCCGCGGCCCTCGCGGCGCGGATCGCGGCGGCGCTCCCCGAGGGGGTCGTACACCTGGCCGGCTCGCGTCGGATGGGCTGCGCGCTGCCGGACGCGGATCTGGACCTGGTCGCGGCCCTGCCCGGCGCCGTCGCCCTGGCGGACGTACGGGAGTTGGTGGCGTCGGCCCTGCCCCAGGCGGAGCGGCTTCGCGAGGTCACCGGCGCCCGGGTGCCGGGCCTGCGGCTGCGCGCGGCCGGGCTGGACGTGGACCTGGTGGTGGTCGCCACCGGTCCGGTGCCGCCGGACCGGGCGGTCGCCCGGCGGGCGGAGCTAGGCGGGGCCGCGGCGGTGGCGCTGAGTGCGGTGAGCGACGCCGAGGCGGTACGGGCCTTCGTGGGCCCGGAGCACGCGGCGTTCGCCGGGCTGGCCCGCGAGGTCAAGGCCTGGGCCCGGTCCCGGGGTCTGGACTCGGCGCCCTTCGGCGGTCTGCCGGGAGTCGCCTGGTCCGTGCTGGCCGCCCACACGGTCCGCTCCGCCCCCGGCCTCTCCCCCGGCCCCCTGCTGCGCACCTTCTTCGCCACTTGGGCCGCCTGGGACTGGCGCACCCCGGTGAGCCTGGCACCCGCCCCGGACCTGGATGCCGGCACGAACGGAGAAGGCGGAGAGGGCGGAGAGGGCGGAGAGGGCTCCGTCACGGTGTTGACACCCTCCTCCCCGGTGCGTAGCTGCACCACCCAAGTCGGCGCCGGGACCGCGGACTTGTTGACACGGGAGCTGTTCGCCGCGTGGGAGGCGCTGGAGGAGAGCCCCTCGACGCAGCTCGCCGTCACGGGCGCCGTGCCCCCGCACCGCCGGCACGCCGCCTGGGCCGTGGTCACGGTGACGGGTTCCCGGTCCGGCGGCTTCGAGGACAACCTGGGCCGCACGCGCGGCCGGCTGCGCGCCCTGCTCGGCACCCTGGCGCAGACGGGCCTCGCGGACGCCCATGCCTGGCCCCGGCCCTTCGAACGGACGGCCACCCTGGCCCGCTACGCGATCGGCCTCGGTCACACACCGCCGAACGCGAGCACGCTGGCCGCGCTCGTCGCACCGTGGGTGGCGAAGCTTCCCGGCACCGAGGTGACGTGGGCGGACTGCGGCACTGTTCCCGACCTCTCCTGA
- a CDS encoding VanW family protein, with amino-acid sequence MRRAPRTGTPAATGKRWTVPGVAGVAGGVAVLGFGGLYVAGLLAGDDMASGTKVRGIDIGGMSRAEARQTLNRALVPSAAAPLALRIGERTEQAQPATLGLSLDTGATVDRAARSGSDPVSVIGRLFSSGDPDVEPVVRLDEKAARAALDGLGAKTRQEAREGSVSFEKGKARAVAPVTGTDLDVDGSLGVLRSSYTRPAERERGGPVVLPVRSTEPRIGREETERALKEFAEPAVSAPVTLTVEGKRIPVGPAVLAKHLTLKDDGRGRLAPRLDAKALLADPELAGPLRRATPGPVEAKLRTDSAGAVSVAEEGRAGRRVAEEGLSAAVLPLLTRAGAAERTGEVATEEVGPKLTSNTVGQLGIKEEVSSFTVDFEKAPYRTTNIGRAAELINGSLVLPDETWSFNRRVGERTKENGFVDGLIINNGQYEKAAGGGVSAVATTVFNAMFFSGVKPVEYGAHSFYIERYPEGREATVAWGSLDLRFANDSGKALYIQAEATDTSITITFLGTKRYDEIRAAKGPRTNVKPPATRTDTGPKCEPQSPLEGFDVAVDRVFVKGGQEVKRETMKTRYTPRDSVTCG; translated from the coding sequence ATGCGACGCGCACCCCGTACGGGCACCCCGGCGGCCACCGGAAAACGGTGGACCGTCCCGGGCGTGGCCGGCGTGGCGGGCGGCGTCGCGGTCCTCGGCTTCGGTGGGCTGTACGTCGCGGGCCTGCTGGCGGGCGACGACATGGCCTCCGGTACGAAGGTGCGCGGCATCGACATAGGCGGGATGAGCCGCGCCGAGGCCCGGCAGACCCTGAACCGTGCGCTCGTCCCGTCCGCCGCGGCCCCGCTGGCGCTGCGGATAGGAGAGCGGACCGAGCAGGCGCAGCCGGCGACGCTCGGCCTGTCCCTGGACACCGGGGCCACCGTCGACCGGGCGGCCCGCTCCGGCTCCGACCCCGTCAGCGTGATCGGCCGACTGTTCTCGTCCGGTGATCCCGACGTGGAGCCCGTGGTCCGGCTCGACGAGAAGGCGGCCCGCGCCGCCCTGGACGGACTCGGTGCGAAGACCCGGCAGGAGGCCCGGGAGGGCTCGGTCTCCTTCGAGAAGGGCAAGGCCAGGGCGGTGGCCCCGGTCACCGGTACCGACCTCGACGTCGACGGCTCCCTCGGTGTGCTCCGCTCGTCCTACACCCGTCCCGCGGAGCGGGAGCGCGGCGGGCCCGTCGTACTTCCCGTCCGGAGCACGGAGCCCCGTATCGGGCGGGAGGAGACGGAGCGGGCGCTCAAGGAGTTCGCCGAACCGGCGGTGTCCGCGCCCGTCACCCTGACCGTGGAGGGCAAGCGCATACCCGTCGGCCCCGCCGTCCTCGCCAAGCACCTCACCCTCAAGGACGACGGCCGGGGCCGCCTCGCGCCCCGCCTCGACGCCAAGGCGCTGCTCGCCGACCCTGAGCTGGCCGGTCCGCTGCGCCGGGCCACGCCGGGACCCGTGGAGGCGAAGCTGCGTACGGACTCCGCCGGCGCGGTCTCCGTCGCCGAGGAGGGCCGGGCCGGACGCCGCGTCGCCGAGGAAGGCCTGTCCGCCGCCGTGCTCCCGCTGCTGACGCGGGCGGGTGCGGCGGAGCGCACGGGCGAGGTCGCCACGGAAGAGGTCGGGCCGAAGCTGACATCGAACACGGTCGGGCAGCTGGGCATCAAGGAGGAGGTGTCCTCCTTCACCGTCGACTTCGAGAAGGCCCCGTACCGTACGACGAACATCGGGCGGGCCGCGGAGCTGATCAACGGCTCCCTCGTGCTGCCCGACGAGACCTGGAGCTTCAACCGCCGCGTCGGCGAGCGCACGAAGGAGAACGGCTTCGTCGACGGTCTGATCATCAACAACGGCCAGTACGAGAAGGCCGCGGGCGGCGGTGTATCGGCGGTGGCCACCACCGTCTTCAACGCGATGTTCTTCTCGGGGGTCAAACCCGTCGAGTACGGGGCGCACTCCTTCTACATCGAGCGCTACCCGGAGGGCCGCGAGGCCACCGTGGCCTGGGGCAGCCTGGACCTGCGCTTCGCCAACGACTCGGGCAAGGCCCTCTACATCCAGGCCGAGGCGACCGACACCTCGATCACCATCACCTTCCTGGGAACGAAGCGGTACGACGAGATCCGCGCGGCCAAGGGGCCGCGGACGAACGTCAAGCCGCCCGCCACGCGCACGGACACCGGCCCGAAGTGCGAACCGCAGTCCCCGCTGGAGGGCTTCGACGTCGCCGTCGACCGGGTGTTCGTGAAGGGCGGGCAAGAGGTCAAGCGGGAGACGATGAAGACCCGTTACACACCGAGGGACAGCGTGACCTGCGGCTGA
- a CDS encoding NAD(P)-dependent oxidoreductase: MAKIALFGATGTIGSRVLHEALGRGHEVTAVVRDPAHFAESDASSADVTVVRGNVLDPASVTQVSAGQDVVVSAYGPGSGDPGTLVGAAKALIGGVQALGTDGPRPRVVTVGGAGSLRTPGGPMVWDQAGIPAPIVAVMHAHGDALDFLRTVPVEEVHWTNLSPASTIEPGTRTGAYRLGLDDLVVDDHGNSLISTEDFAVALLDEIERDAHAGKRFTIGY, from the coding sequence ATGGCGAAGATCGCTCTCTTCGGCGCGACCGGCACCATCGGATCCCGCGTGCTGCACGAAGCACTCGGGCGCGGGCACGAGGTCACGGCCGTCGTGCGCGATCCCGCGCACTTCGCCGAGTCCGACGCCAGCTCCGCGGACGTCACCGTCGTCCGCGGCAACGTCCTCGACCCCGCCTCCGTGACCCAGGTCTCGGCAGGACAGGACGTGGTGGTCAGCGCGTACGGTCCGGGCTCCGGGGATCCCGGCACGCTCGTCGGAGCGGCGAAGGCACTGATCGGCGGTGTGCAGGCCCTCGGTACGGACGGGCCCCGGCCGCGCGTGGTCACCGTCGGCGGGGCGGGCTCCCTGCGCACCCCCGGCGGACCGATGGTCTGGGACCAGGCCGGGATTCCGGCGCCGATCGTCGCCGTCATGCACGCCCACGGGGACGCCCTCGACTTCCTGCGGACCGTTCCGGTGGAGGAGGTCCACTGGACCAACCTCAGCCCCGCCTCCACGATCGAGCCGGGCACCCGGACGGGCGCGTACCGGCTGGGGCTCGACGACCTGGTCGTGGACGACCACGGAAACAGTCTGATCTCCACGGAGGACTTCGCCGTCGCCCTGCTGGACGAGATCGAGCGCGACGCGCACGCGGGCAAGCGGTTCACCATCGGGTACTGA
- a CDS encoding SRPBCC family protein, with amino-acid sequence MSETAITYTVYVQADPARVWQALTEPAFTRRYWGLDFETDWRVGSTMDWVERGARTSDPEQVVLECVPERLLSYTWHTFTPQWAASAGIGEELRAELARERRTKVTYEIEPVGDTLARLTILHEDFEPGSTLLGMCGRAWPMLASSLKTLLETGAPLPEQGHANEQGSGGYEAHDPRA; translated from the coding sequence ATGAGCGAGACTGCGATCACCTACACCGTGTACGTCCAGGCCGACCCCGCACGGGTGTGGCAGGCCCTGACCGAGCCCGCGTTCACCCGCCGGTACTGGGGGCTCGACTTCGAGACCGACTGGCGGGTGGGCTCGACGATGGACTGGGTGGAACGCGGGGCGCGGACGAGCGATCCGGAGCAGGTGGTGCTGGAGTGCGTGCCGGAGCGGCTGCTCTCCTACACCTGGCACACCTTCACCCCGCAGTGGGCCGCCTCCGCGGGCATCGGCGAGGAGCTGCGCGCCGAACTGGCCCGCGAGCGGCGCACGAAGGTGACGTACGAGATCGAGCCGGTCGGTGACACGCTCGCGCGGCTGACCATCCTCCACGAGGACTTCGAACCGGGCAGCACCCTCCTCGGCATGTGCGGGCGCGCCTGGCCGATGCTCGCGTCCAGTCTCAAGACCCTCCTGGAGACCGGCGCCCCGCTCCCGGAGCAGGGGCACGCGAACGAACAGGGTTCCGGCGGCTACGAGGCCCACGACCCGCGGGCCTGA
- a CDS encoding RNA ligase family protein yields the protein MRTHYPRTPHLPWSPGATSDDVRTTGPGMLAGFAGREVVVTEKLDGENTTLYTDGLHARSLDSGHHPSRAWVKALQSRIGPGIPAGWRVCGENVYARHSLAYGELDAWFYGFSVWDGDHCLDWDRTVLFLRGLGVPGPRVLWRGVFDERALRRLRLDTARQEGYVVRTTAGFERADFGRCVAKWVRGGHVQTDTHWMYAQVVVNGLGPAAALWDARSGADPDTAGLLRAVGADPAVEAAGVEAAAVEDLVAEVADRIDGLSVRRSGEDRLAGVLAAALHGVPRAALASRLASGPLGMATARRVADLVGLHPALRKPFPYPDTERRAGLVRMAEAADLGVLHALAGAVSGPGGPVGSPGSGEGGEQGDGAGECVEWSALHAEEAGLLGPAPLDPLRAGLREALAAAGIGGDDDAADRCWAEARHAFGQGRLTGAEEAVAATWRWRDGAAFPRLVQLCGPSGSGKSTYARDLPGVEAYISLDDLRGARGSRADQRDNADVLREGLDRLDAALASAARRGGTVVWDATSLTARQRGLAGTVARRRDALVTHAVLLVEEAELMRRNSTRAHPVPEQVLTSQLRRFAPPYPGEAHRTWYVGAGGAVEDTAGTIAEPVRATARTAACTSARTTTRGEG from the coding sequence ATGCGCACGCACTACCCCCGGACCCCGCACCTGCCCTGGTCTCCGGGTGCGACGTCCGACGACGTGCGGACCACCGGGCCCGGCATGCTGGCCGGGTTCGCCGGGCGCGAGGTCGTGGTCACCGAGAAGCTCGACGGCGAGAACACCACCCTCTACACCGACGGCCTGCACGCACGGTCTCTCGATTCCGGCCACCATCCGTCGCGGGCCTGGGTGAAGGCCCTGCAGAGTCGTATCGGCCCGGGGATCCCCGCCGGCTGGCGGGTCTGCGGGGAGAACGTCTACGCCCGGCATTCACTCGCGTACGGGGAACTCGACGCGTGGTTCTACGGGTTCTCGGTATGGGACGGCGACCACTGCCTCGACTGGGACCGGACGGTGCTCTTCCTGCGCGGCCTCGGCGTGCCGGGACCGCGCGTCCTGTGGCGCGGCGTCTTCGACGAGCGGGCGCTGCGGCGCCTGCGACTCGACACGGCGCGGCAGGAGGGGTACGTCGTGCGCACGACGGCCGGCTTCGAGCGCGCCGACTTCGGCCGGTGCGTGGCCAAATGGGTGCGGGGCGGGCACGTGCAGACGGACACGCACTGGATGTACGCCCAGGTGGTGGTGAACGGGCTCGGTCCGGCGGCCGCTCTGTGGGACGCCCGGTCGGGCGCGGATCCGGACACGGCCGGGCTGCTCCGCGCGGTGGGGGCGGACCCTGCGGTCGAGGCGGCGGGAGTCGAGGCGGCGGCAGTCGAAGACCTGGTCGCCGAAGTGGCGGACCGCATCGACGGGTTGAGCGTGCGCAGGTCCGGCGAGGACCGGCTGGCCGGAGTTCTGGCGGCGGCCCTGCACGGCGTACCGCGCGCCGCGCTCGCATCCCGGCTGGCGTCGGGGCCGCTCGGGATGGCCACCGCACGACGGGTCGCCGACCTGGTCGGGCTCCACCCGGCGCTGCGCAAGCCCTTCCCCTACCCGGACACGGAACGGCGAGCGGGGCTCGTACGGATGGCGGAGGCCGCCGATCTGGGGGTGCTGCACGCACTGGCGGGCGCGGTCTCCGGGCCCGGCGGTCCTGTCGGGTCGCCCGGGTCCGGCGAAGGCGGCGAGCAGGGCGACGGGGCCGGCGAATGCGTGGAGTGGTCCGCGCTGCACGCCGAGGAGGCCGGGCTGCTCGGGCCCGCGCCGCTGGACCCGCTGCGGGCCGGACTCCGAGAGGCCCTCGCCGCAGCCGGCATAGGTGGCGACGACGACGCCGCCGACCGCTGCTGGGCCGAAGCGCGCCACGCCTTCGGGCAGGGCAGACTGACCGGCGCCGAGGAGGCGGTCGCGGCGACCTGGCGCTGGCGGGACGGCGCCGCCTTCCCCCGGCTCGTGCAGCTCTGCGGACCTTCGGGCAGCGGGAAGAGCACCTACGCCCGCGACCTGCCCGGGGTCGAGGCCTACATCAGCCTCGACGACCTGCGCGGCGCCAGGGGTTCCCGGGCGGACCAACGGGACAACGCGGACGTGCTCCGCGAGGGCCTCGACCGGCTGGACGCCGCACTCGCCTCGGCCGCGCGCCGAGGGGGCACGGTGGTGTGGGACGCGACCTCCCTCACGGCCCGGCAGCGCGGGCTGGCGGGCACGGTCGCCCGGCGGCGGGACGCGCTGGTCACCCACGCGGTGCTGCTGGTCGAGGAGGCGGAGCTGATGCGCCGCAACTCCACGCGCGCGCACCCGGTGCCGGAACAGGTGCTGACCTCGCAGCTGCGCAGGTTCGCTCCGCCCTATCCGGGCGAGGCGCACCGCACCTGGTACGTCGGGGCGGGCGGAGCCGTCGAGGACACGGCGGGCACGATCGCTGAGCCGGTGCGTGCGACGGCCCGTACAGCAGCCTGCACTTCGGCCCGTACGACGACCCGTGGGGAGGGCTGA